GACCGAACCACCTAACTTGCTCTTAAGACATAGTAGTAAGACTTAAGCGTTTGACTGAATTTAAACTTATTACCTCGGTAGAAAGAAGAAGGCGATGGGCTCTCGATGAGAAGCGTCAAATCATCCGGGAAACCTAGCAATACGATAACTGAAGTTCCCCAAGTCGCTAGGAAATATGATATAATTCACGGTCAGCTATTTCATTCACACCTAAGAAGTAAAAAAATCCAACGTCTCTTCAGCTTGCAGCAGAAGTGTCGAAAAATTCAGAGACTTCAAACACTTTCGTGTAAAAATCAAAAAGACGACATCCATTTACCAATGAAATCTTAAGCAAAGATGCGTTCTTTTAATCACTCCGGGATAAAACCCAGTCTTGAGAAGGAGCGTCTCGCGAAGTAGGGGAAGAAGAGATCCGCCTTCGCTCTTTTGCGGCTTCTCTCCATAAAACGCTGCAGGTTAAAACGCGCGGCATGCACGATCACTTCCGCCCCGCTTTTCTGCTTCAGGGTGACCGCGATGCCATAACGCGCACTAGTCTCTTCAAAGCGGATCGATTCGATATCCCTGACAGGAATTGTCAGGATAGGATTTCCACCTTGCAGGTAATGGAAGTACTTGGCCGTCAAGGCAACTTCATCAGGATTTTGATCCAACTTAGTGAGGCGCCTCAAGGGAATCAACCCCACAGCGATTAATAATCCTCCCAGAAAAAGGACAGGCAATCCAATATAGTGAAGATTTTCCGGTTTGACAAAGGAACCAAAATAGACAATCCCTAAGACGCCGCAAAGAGCGATCGCAGTACCCCGGAACATCTTTTTCCGGTAATATTCCGGGCTGATGGAAGAATAGATCTTTACCCCTTCATTCTCAGAGCTTAGCTCCTCTTGCATACCAAACCTCTATTCCCGCTGTCTCGAATATCGCCTTGCATCCATCATTTCAAAAAGAAGGGGGCAATGCAACAAAAAGAAAAAAAGTGTATATACCAAAGTGACTCAAAGCCCCCAAAAAACAAATTTTGAGACACTTTCGGTAGAGTGCGCTTAAGAGACTGTGCTCAAATTGAAATCACACGATTTGAGTTTTAGCAAAAACGCTGCACGCTTTAGTCGAAACCGTCATCTTTCAATATGGAGAAGGTCAATGATTGCAACCCTATTCTCGACCCTGATTGCCGCCCTGATATTATTCACCCCGTTTTTCACACCCGCCGAAAAACCGTTCGCCAGTTGGTATCTCCTGGTTGCCACTTCATTCTTTCTTCTCTTCTCCTTCATTTTAACGCAGATATTTGCATGGGCTCCCATACAAAAGGTGCAGCAGAACCTGACACCCAGGCTGCTTGAAATTTACAAGAAAGACAATGTGATCCGCCTCGGCGGAGCATTCTTGGCTCTCCTTGCCATTTTTTCCCTCTACCTGGCTGTGGACGGCACGATCGCCAAAAAAGTCGGCGATCGACCCTTTACCGCCATCTATTTTGTTCTTCTCGGCATCAGCATCGATATCGTCCATCACATCATCAGCCGCATGACAAGCTATATTAACCCTTTCGCCATCGCCTCTCAATGCACGGCCCATGCCAAAAATGCAACGCTCAACGGCAATGACCTGGAGCTTTGCAACTGGATAGAGGCTGTTTCCGAAGTGGGCATCAACAGCGCTTCAAGATCGCTTCCCTCTCTTTGCAACCAAGCCGTGATCGATTTGCAAATAATATCGAGAGACTATCTGAAAGCGTCAAAGAGCTTCGCCCACCACGTAGACAAAAAAGCTGAGGGTGAAAAAGGAGATCCTGTCAGCTTTACCCTCTTTTTCATTTTTCAACGGTTTGAGATCATCTTCAACAAAGCCCTTGAGCACAAGCTTGAGCCTGTCATCACCACGATCATCACCTCCCTTGGCAAAATGATTGTCGACAGCGCCAAATACGATATCTCGATGGCTACCTATCCTATCCACTACCTTGGTTTTTTGGCAGCCAAGGCCCAGAGGGGAGGGCTTGCCGAAGTGGGCGACAAAGCTATTGTGACCTATCTTGAAGTGGCAAAAGTCATCGTCCGCGATATCGACCTGAAATACCTGGAGCTGCAGGAGCCGTTTTTCACAATGACGGGAAGGATGGAAGAGCTTTCCAAAGAGATATTCAGAAACAACAGAGAGATCAACATCGCTATTCTCATCCAACCTTTCAAACAGCTGAAAGGCCTTTTTGAAGATGAGAAGCTCTCGCAGCATCAAGACAGCCCGGTGATCGTCGCCGACATCAACCGCGTCATCAATGAATTTGAACAGCTACAGCTAGTAATGAAAACGATACCGCCTCTGACAGATATTACTCAGGAGTCGAAGTAAGCAGGCACTTGACACTCCAAAAGGAGAGTCTCCTCTTTAACAGGGTGGGGAAATGAAACCTTGCCGTGGTGCAAACAAATACCCGGAGCTGCTTTCTTGATGCGGCTCCCATACTTGTCGTCATTGACGATTGGATAGCCAAAATTGGAAAGCTGGGCGCGGATCTGGTGGTAGCGTCCCGTCAAAAGGTTGATCTCGACGAGGGAGAAACCGTGTCCTTGGCGCAACCGCCTGAAAGTCAGCTCTGCCCTTTTGTACCCCTCCTGCGGCGAGTTCCTTAACACTGCTTTGTGATCGCCATGAAAGAGATAATCCTTAAGATGCCCTGAAGCCGGAATTTCTCCTTCCACCAAGGCAAAATAGATTTTGTTGAATCTGCCTTCGCGAATGAATCTGTTCATCCTCTCCAGCGCCTTCTGTGTCTTGGCAAAAACGGCAATACCGCTGACGGGCTTATCCAAACGATGCACGGCATGGAGGAAAACGCCGCCCGGTTTTTGATCCCTTTCCTTGATGAAGGCCTTGGCACAAGAGGTAAGGTCGTCTGCACTCCCAGGGGCCTCCTGCATCACTCTCCCCGCATCTTTGTTCAAGACAAGCAGATGGTTGTCTTCGTAAAGAATGTTCATCACGTCGCTTCACTTCTCTGCCTGACTGCTTCATAGATAAGCAGGGTCGCGGCCACAGAGACATTGAGAGAGTCGGCTATGCCATGCATCGGGATGAAGACTCTCTTGTCCGCCTGCTCTCTGAAGAGTTTGGATAGTCCGGCATGCTCCGACCCGACTACAAAGGCCGATCCTTGTGTGTAGTCG
This genomic interval from Estrella lausannensis contains the following:
- a CDS encoding RluA family pseudouridine synthase; this translates as MNILYEDNHLLVLNKDAGRVMQEAPGSADDLTSCAKAFIKERDQKPGGVFLHAVHRLDKPVSGIAVFAKTQKALERMNRFIREGRFNKIYFALVEGEIPASGHLKDYLFHGDHKAVLRNSPQEGYKRAELTFRRLRQGHGFSLVEINLLTGRYHQIRAQLSNFGYPIVNDDKYGSRIKKAAPGICLHHGKVSFPHPVKEETLLLECQVPAYFDS